CCCGCTGTCCTGGCAGATGGCGTTCGTCCTGGGCGCGGTGCTGGCCAGCACCGATCCGGTGGCGGTGACCGCGCTCGGCCGCCGGCTCGCCCTGCCGCCCAGGGTGCAGGTCCTGGTCCAGGCCGAGAGCCTGTTCAACGACGCCACCTCGCTGGTGCTCGTGCGGGTGGCGGCCGGCATCGCCATCGCCTCGGCCGCCGTGCACTGGGATGCGGCCGGGGCCCAGTTCCTGCTGCTCGCGGGCGGCGGCACGGTGATCGGGACGGCGGTGGCCGGAGTGATCACCCTGATCCGGCGCCGTACCGAGGACCCGGTGCTGGAGACGGTGATCGCGCTGGTCACCCCGTACGCCGCCTACCTGCTGGCCGAAGCGGCGCACACGTCCGGCGTCACCTCGTGCGTGGTGGCCGGAGTCGTCCTCGGCGGCCGGGGCGACCGGCTCACCAACGCCCGCATCCGGCTCCAGCTGCACGCCGTGTACGGCACGGTGGTGTTCCTGCTGGAGAGCGTGGTCTTCAGCCTGATCGGGCTGGCCCTCCCCGGCGAGGTGCGGGCCCTGCCCCACAGCGACCGGGCCTGGCCGCTGTACGCCCTCGCCGTCGCCGCGACGCTGGTCGCCGTACGCCTGCTGTGGCTGGCGCCGCTGTCGGCGGTCGTGCAGCGCAAGGGCGGGATCGGCAAGCTGAACTGGCGGATACCGATGGTGCTGACCTGGGCGGGGACGCGCGGGGTGATGCCGCTGGCGGCGGCGCTGTCCATCCCGGAGGTGACGAGGCACGGCACACCGCTGGCCGACCGGCCGCTGGTGCTGGTCCTGACCACGTCGGTCGTGGTCGTCACCCTGGTCGGACAGGGCTTCACCCTCGCACCGGTCGTGCGCGCCTCCGGCATCGCCCTGGAGCCCGCGCACACCGCGCGGGAGGAGGCCGAGGCCCGCGCCCACCTCGCACACGCGGGCCTGGCCCGCCTGGAGGAACTCGCGGAGCTGGAGGTGGTGCCCGAGGTGGTTCTCGACCGGTTGCGGCGCGGCCTGACCGCCCGCCTCGACGACGCCCGTGACCGCCTCGCCGAGAACGACGGCGCCGGGGGCGCGGCCGCGGAGTCCGCCGACCTCGTCTACCGCCAGCTGCGCCGCGACCTGATCACCGTGGAGGCCGGCGAACTGCAGCGCCTCTACGACGCCCACGCCATCAGCGACACCACCCGGCGCCGGCTGCAGCGCGCGCTGGACCTGGAGGAGGCCCGGCTGACGGACGTGTGAAGGGCCGGCCGGCTCCTCGGACACGGGCGGTGGCCGCACGCCGGCCGAGCGGCCGGGGACATGCCGAGGGCCGGCGCCTTGCGGCACCGGCCCTGGTCATCGGATCGGCATGTCCGACCCGCCGTACCTCAGAGCGCGCGAACGTGTGCGGCCTGCGGGCCCTTGGGGCCCTGGACGACGTCGAACTCCACGGGCTGGTTCTCCTCGAGGCTACGGAAGCCGCGGCCCTCGATCTCGGAGTAGTGCACGAAGAGGTCCGGACCGTCGGCCTGGGCGATGAAGCCGAAGCCCTTCTCGGCGTTGAACCACTTGACGGTTCCCTGAGTCATTTCTTGCTCCTTGCAGGGGCGGGGTACGGGATCCGCACCGTGCGGTGTCCCGGGCCGGCCTGGACGCGACTTCTCCAGTTCCCTGAAGGAAGGCGGCGCCCGCGACGTCGTTCTTCGCGAGCGTGCGGTGAAACACAGACACAAAAACTACGACCGCTCTGTCCAACATGCCCGCCGCCGGATTCATTCCCGCCGCTGAAGAGCCTGGTCGGAGCTCCGGCCGGGAGGAGGTCGAGCGTCCCCCGGGCGGAGCCCCACCCGTCGTTACGGAAGCGGTTGGGCCATTCGGGAGAGGCGGGGCCGCGAGACGGCGAGGGGTGTCAGCGGGCGTCCGTCGTCTTTTCGCTGCTCGCAGAGCACTCCGGAGCCGGGACGGACCGGTGGCCGGGCCCCGCTCCAGATGAATGGCCCATACAAGGGAGAGTTACGGATATATGCGTGCTTTGTAACGCGAATCCTGTCACCGCTCCGGCGCCACCGCGCCCGGCCAGAGTGTGGGCCCTCGGCACCGAGCCGGGAATGTCCGATTGCGCACCGGCCCTCACCAGGGTCGCTGTGCACGAACGTGAGGTGACAGATTCATGTCTGTGTCTCGTACGGCGGTCCGTCTGATCGCCACCTGTGTGGCCTCGGGCGCCCTCGTCGCCGCGGCCGCCATGCCGGCCCTGGCCGCCGGAGGCGACCACGACCGCGACAACGGGAGGAGCTACTCGCACAGCCGCTGGAGCGGCCACGACCACGACGGCCGCTTCGGCGACCGGGACCGGGACCGGGACTGGGACTGGCACTGGGGCCGGCACCACGACTGGGACCGGCACCACGGCTGGGGCTGGCACCACGACCGGGGCTGGCACTCCGGCTGGCACTGGCACCA
This genomic interval from Streptomyces sp. NBC_00557 contains the following:
- a CDS encoding Na+/H+ antiporter, whose protein sequence is MRSVGTVLSLVVLATVVATFARRWRIPAPSLLVVAGLAVALLPGTPQIEISPDVIGLVVLPPLLYASAEDMPWRELRAVWKPVGILAIGLVLASAAAVGVVASLVTPLSWQMAFVLGAVLASTDPVAVTALGRRLALPPRVQVLVQAESLFNDATSLVLVRVAAGIAIASAAVHWDAAGAQFLLLAGGGTVIGTAVAGVITLIRRRTEDPVLETVIALVTPYAAYLLAEAAHTSGVTSCVVAGVVLGGRGDRLTNARIRLQLHAVYGTVVFLLESVVFSLIGLALPGEVRALPHSDRAWPLYALAVAATLVAVRLLWLAPLSAVVQRKGGIGKLNWRIPMVLTWAGTRGVMPLAAALSIPEVTRHGTPLADRPLVLVLTTSVVVVTLVGQGFTLAPVVRASGIALEPAHTAREEAEARAHLAHAGLARLEELAELEVVPEVVLDRLRRGLTARLDDARDRLAENDGAGGAAAESADLVYRQLRRDLITVEAGELQRLYDAHAISDTTRRRLQRALDLEEARLTDV
- a CDS encoding cold-shock protein, coding for MTQGTVKWFNAEKGFGFIAQADGPDLFVHYSEIEGRGFRSLEENQPVEFDVVQGPKGPQAAHVRAL